The genome window aatggaagcaacctaagtgtccattggtagatgaatggataaagaagatgtggtacatatacacaatggaatattattcagccataagaagaaaacaaatcctgccatttccaacaacatggatggagctagagggtattatgctcagtgaaataagccaggcagagaaagacaagtatcaaatgatttcactcatctgtggagtataagaacaagaaaaaactgaaggaagaaaacagcagcagacttacagaacccaagaagggactaacagttaccaaagggaaaaggactggggagaacgggtgggaagggagggataaggggaggaaaaaagaaagggggtattacgattagcatgtataatgtagggggtgacACGGGGAGGACtatacaacagagaagacaagtagtgattctacagcatcttactacactgatggacaatgactgcaatggggaatgtgggggcaacttggtgatggggggtgtctagtaaacataatgtttctcatgtaattgtagagtaatgataccaaaaaaaaaaaaaaaaaaaaaccaagcagagaaaacaAGCTTGAAGGGAAAAATACTAAGATATTATTAAACTTGGTTACCTCCGGATGTTGGGAGGGGAATTAGAggggtttttttttactttctatttttctgcatttctacATGGCTAGTTAGGAGCATGTATAACTTGTTTTTTCAATagtctctttgttttttaatagtcGAACACAAAGTCTTCTAGCTCTTTAGTGAATTGCAATTATAACACCTCTGCTCGTGTACCTTTGACCCTTgctttttttgataatagcagCTGTTTAGCTCATGCCCTCTCCTGCCTGTCCTCTTTTCTTGCTTACCACAAACCTCATATATtacttctttcttgtttttcaccTTCATTCAGTCTCTTTTGCCTTATGCTTCCTATTGGCTCTTGCTCAAGTGTTTTTAGCCTGCAAACTCAAAGGCCCAATTGATAAATAAGTTGCAGCTATTAGACAAAATGCCACTGTGCCAATGAGAAAACTGACCTAAGCTTTATTCTGTAAAGAGAAGCTCAGAGATGGGCCTCAGGGCCTAGCTTACGTGTCTCCAGTTTAGGCCAAAAGTAGTGTTTGAACCTTGAGGTTCTTTTCAGACCACCAGCTGTTCTCCCTTTCTGACTATACCAGTACATCATTTTGCTCTTTCCTTCTTGACCTTGCAGGTGGTGAGGATCCAGGGAAGTTGAGCCATGCCGTGCTGAAGAATGGCCATACCACCCCCATAGGCATTACCAGAGCTCCCAGTCCAGTCCAAGTTGAGGAAGAGCCAGGAAGAAGAGCAAGTGTTAGGAAACCTCTTCCGGAAGAGGACCCAAAGAAACAACTAGGTAAGAAACTGGATTTTTTAGCTTAAGAGCCATGGATCATTCTTGTTTATCTGAGGGGTTTATAAGAGCCAGGTGGAAATAAAATCCAGAGGAAATTCTGTTCCCCAGTAATTCCTCAGCTAGTAGCAGCTTTTTAAGTGGAatttcttcctctcatttttacactcaaaaaaaacttaaatttttaattctcAAGGACGGAAGAGAATATCAAATACCAGATACATGTAGCACTTTTTCAAACTGCGCGTTCGTCCTCTTCCCCCAGGGGTTGTGTGCCTGCCTCTAGTTGCCTGGCTCTTGTGTAGAGAATCACTACCAAAACAAGGCTCTCCTTCTGACTGAGAAagtgttgtataccttaaatatgtTGAGGTTGGGAAACTTTTCCTGTAAACTAATCTTTAAGTCAAATAATGGATGAAGTTGGCTGTAAGTCAGTAAACATGTTAGCTCTTTCAGTCTGTTTCTCTCTGCCCTTCTAAATCACATCTGTTACTACACAGGCTCAACTGAAAGCCAGCCTAATTCTGCAGCAGACTCCGTTCCTGAGAACACACCCAAACAGCCTTTACTTCCCCCTAAAAGACTTTCATCCTCTTCTCATGAAGCAAACGAAGGGCAAGCAAGGGATGCCACCTCCTCTGCCAGCACTGCAAGGTCCATCTCCTCCACCACGACCGCTGCCACGAGCCCAGCAAGAACTCTTCATTCCTCTGTCCCCCCGTCCCCAGCACCCAGGACTCTGCCCGCCACTCCTGCCAGCACTAACAATACTGCTGTCCCGAGCCCCACTCACGCCGGCCCTGCCAAGCAGCCCCCTATCCCTCCCCCTAAGCCAGCCCACAGAAATAGCAACCCAATCATTGGTAAGTCAGTCTAGGTTTCTGTTGGGTTTGGCTTGGTTTGGTTTTGGATGATGGATTTATTGGTTAACTGGTGTCGAATTGATTTGGTCTGTGAGAGAGTTCTTCATATCTTGGATGCCTCGATATAGAGAAAAGTCTTGAAAATAAGGCAGATGTCTAGGAATGAAAACAGGCTGGGATCAGATATCAGTAAAATTAGGTTCAAGTTTGGAGGGATTAATATCTCCTTTCCAGAAACACTGTCTCTGGAATGTTACATTTGTGGGGCTGAACATGTGACAACAAGGGCTGCCCTGTCATCAAGGAGCCCATAGTGTAGTGGGAGTCGGGACTGAGGGTCAGCCACAAAGGACAACAAAGGTGTTGGACCTGCATGGAGAAAAAAGGCTTTTTTAACCTATTTTAAACTTCCAGTGGCTTCCTTCAAGTAAGCtcaatagataaaaaaacaattgCATAGATGGCAGTGCAACTGAGGTTCAGTGCGTGGCCTATCTTCCTGGGGAACTGCCAAAGGTATTTAAATTAAACTGTCGTGATAATATCATGCTTGGGAAGAGGTAAGAATGTTACTCTTAATAAAATAAGTAGTGGGAGAGAGTAAGCAGGGAAGATAACCAGTAAAATTTTTATTGGTTTAGTAAACTTTTTATATTTACCTGAAGTCCTATTTAGATCTCTTCTGTACATAAATGCATACTTTCTTAGAGGAATTTTcaagaacaggaaagaggaagaaaggtagTTTTTCAGGAAAAATGGTATTAGGCTTAGTACTGCTTAAAATTATTGTTAATGATAGAACGGAGGAATAAAAGTGTGGTTATTAAGTAGCTAATACCACCACGTCATGTGGGGGTGACGAGAACCTTGAAAAACAGGCTCAGAATTCATGAAGTATGACAGGTTAGAGTAGCTTGATTAAAAAGAAGATGAAGGTTGTTATCACCCCGTTGGGTAGAATGTGCTGTGTGGACCTACCTCTGAGGAACTTAAGGGGCTTTTGTATACTTATTTTCGAAACCACCCTGTTAGGTAGGAAACTGATAATATCTCTTACATAGTTAAGGTGGTTAGAATGTGAAGAAATTGTGACTCAATCAACATGGCAGTTAGTGGGGAGATAGAAACCAAACATTAGGCTTTTCAGCTCTTGAGCCAGACTTTTATCATGCATACCTGAGTTCTCAAACTGTGGTCCAGACAGACATTCTGAGGAtagtcacctggagggcttgtgaaAACACAGAGGGCTGGGTCCTGTCCTTAGAGTTTCTAATTCAGAAAGTCTGGGGCAGAgcctaagaatttgcatttctaacaaatttccAGATGACACTGATGCTGCATAAATAGGAGCCGTACACTGAGAACCATTGCTCTAAACCAGTACTACTACACCCTTTTCAGAGTAAGACaacataaaaaaatgataatatgtaCTGTACCCTGGGCTAAATCACAGAGGCCACTCTGGCCCAGGTGAATGGTCCGAAACAATATAGGCCCTGTGACTGAGGGACCAGACAGCAGTCTGAGTAGTCCTCAGCAGAAGGAGAAAAACAGGACGGTTCACAGTTTTTATTAATGTTAATTTGATTGAGGTTTGATTTAAAGGACTATCCTTTATTCTAAAATTATGACCTTCCtaatttttggttttaaaagGCCATTTCTTTCATGAAATGGTTTTATTCATAAATGTTTTACTTAATTCAAAGTCTACTtcgaaatattaaaaataacctgAGGTTGGTCAAGAATTTCTTTTGAATTGTGTTGGTCCATGAAATCCAAACATTTGGCAACCACTACTTTAGATATTGCTGTATCTACTAAGAAGCATGACAGTATTAGGATTAAGGACTAAGGAAGGACCACCTAAACAGCTGAACAGATGAAGGGAACTTGTAAGCCCTCCCATGAACATTCTGGCTTCTTGCCTACTGAACTACAGCCAAATGCTGTTGTTCAGGGTATGTTCACTTCCTTGATATATTCGGGCATATGTTTTCATTAAACTGCCAAAGGTAGTTTACCTTAGCAGTTCAAATGTCAGAATGCACAAATTTGGTCCTGTTAGGGGTGGTTTGTTTAGGTAGAATAGCTAACTGCTCTTTTAGAGAGGCAGCAAAAATGCAGTCTACCCAAAAGTATCTTTcactgatcctaaaattcacattttaaaaatctcttttatatgtctattttcctagaaagtactttttaaaatttctgaggaGTGACATCAAAACATTATCATATTAACTAGTCTTTTTCTTTGAAtgctgcctgtggaatgggatttgtggggcaagttaatttttatttcaggaaacCTTGAGGTGTTTCTAGGAAAGACATGGAACCATTTGAAAACAGTGGGACCAAAATAAGGCCTTGGTTAGAGATTGGTGATTGGGAGAACcactatttaattattttgctaGGTCGGCCTCTCCATGATGTGTGATGATCCATTTCTTAAAGGCTATTTGGAGCCCTCCAAAGGGACTTTGCTGAAAGAGCACCTGAGTCATTGTGGGCTTTGGAGGATCACATACGGATATATACTCTCATGATATAGGGTAGGGGCCTCTCATCTAATAGCATGAAATGAGGActcactttgtgccaggcactgtggataTGCTGATGGAGACAAGGGCTGCCCATAGTGTAGTGGGAGTGGAGATTAAGGGTTGGGCAAAAAAAGGTGATGGACACTAATAAAAATCAAAGACAGTGGGATCCAGAGGATGGAGCCTAATAGTGAGACCTGGAAACTAGCTGAGCCTTGCCAGTTCATaatatgatcttgggcaagtcacctaactTCTGTGGACagtttttccttctgtaaaatgtgagatgatattttatataaggaGAATATGAAGTTAAAGATAAAAAGCACTTTTTGATTCCTTCAAAGATCTTTGCATTTGCAATAAAAATTCAAGATGTCAGTATTGATAGTTTTATAATACAGAGCTGAGATACCTAGATATCATTATTTATCAGGAAATGATAATAGTGCCTGAcagtgtttgtttgtttattgctgtctgcccatttaattttttaatggaatactGTTAGAACAAATCACATTTTTTCTGTctctattcatatttttatttacaccAAGTCATAAAATGTTGTCATATCTATTATCATAGCAAAGAAGTAAGAAATTGCTCATTGGGGTAGTATGGTAGTGGTCTTCTTATGCCTCTATACATTTATAGGCCTTctagatatttaaatattaagttgATTTCAGGATGAGATATCTGGGGAATGGCAAAGCCACAAAATGGTATAATTTGCCTGAAAGAATGATCTCAGTTCTGATTCTAGGCCCTGGGCTGGCCCCTCAAGCATTATAAAGCCATTTTAAATTGAGGTGTTGCTCTCTCTTTTCCAGCTGAACTGTCCCAAGCAATAAACAGTGGTACATTGTTATCAAAACCATCCCCACCCTTACCACCGAAGAGGGGCATTCCATCAACCGTGGTGTCCTCCTCGGAGCCTGCagctaccaccaccaccaaagcGCCAAGTGATCAGAGAGAGAAGAGCATGTGCTCTGTGGCCTCCGAACCACTGCCGATGATCCCacctccctctccatccccccCATTACCTACTCATATACCTCCGGAACCCCGACGGTCCCCTCCTTTCCCTGCTAAGACTTTTCAAGTTGTGCCAGAAATTGAATTTCCACCTTCCTTAGACCTTCCCCAAGAGGTTTTccagaaggaagaacagaaaaaggaagTACCCAAGAGGATGCTGGACCACAGCTCTGGGGAGCCCCATGTACCCTCCAGGCTGCCCCCGCTCCCACTGCATATCCGAATCCAGCAGGCCCTGACCAGCCCGCTTCCCATGACTCCTCCCTTGGAGGGCTCTCACAGAGCTCATTCATTGCTCTTTGAGAACAGTGACAGCTTTTCTGAGGACAGCAGTACCCTGGGTCGGACCAGGTCACTTCCCATCACTATTGAAATGCTCAAAGTGTGAGTGCATTTAAAGATTGCCtcttacttccttttcttttctcaaggTAGCCCTTCTTGGAAAAAATTACTTAGGAAAAGTAAATATGAATAGAtttaatgtaagaaaaataatcagCATATAGGGCATGTTCTAGAATTTGGACTTTGTTTACTCTCCTGATTTCTATAACATTGTTTCCATGGCAGAAATTTCCATGATGATACAAAATTTATGAACTTTTATacttgaaaattaaaaccacctaTGTTTTTATATGATCCAAGGCAGGCAGTGTAACAGTGCTTAAGAGTATTGGCCTTGGAGTAAGATagctctgggttcaaatcccagctctacctcTTACTTACCTACCAGCTTGTAGAGGTTTgtgttacttaacctttctgctCTTTAGTTGTCTAATCCCTAAACAGGGATAATACCTACTCTACAAGCTTGTGAGAATGAATTTAGACAAACTTGAAAGCACTAGTGCCTGTCACCTAAGCTTGGTACAGAGGGACAGAAGTCTAGACGAAAAGAAGAGGGCTCTTAAAGGTAGCTCAGTATTCCAGCCCCATAGACTGGACCTGATCATCTTGTTCTCTCCCTCACCTGTCCCCAAACACTCTGTTCACGCTGGCACTGGTACTTATacatacttttgtcttttaaaaattcagacaaATTGTGACTGAAAGTTGATACTTTTTAGCAAGTTGGATATTGGCCTTAGTAACTACAAGAATTATTACAGAGCTGTTGTAGCAACCTACTGTTACTTGTTTTGCCATAACTTTTGTACATGctggtattatttatttttatatcctggAAAGAGACAGTTTAGTAGTTTGAAGTAGACTACGTCACAACTTTATGTCTCCAGAGTGAAAAGCAGGGgagttttcatcttttctttgcttccttgGATTCTCATTTTGTCCTACTCCATTGTtaaaccaaagggaaaagggttaaatatatatatttttatggagTATCTTCCATGAGCCAATTATAGCATTAGGTGCTGTGTAGTCTTCTCATTTAATCAGACCACAGTGAACTTGTGTGCAGCTCATCAGGACCCTGTGTGCTAGACTATCTGTGTTCTAGAATTTGTCTATCTCATTCCACAACAAGCCTACAAGATAGGTATAGTTCCCATTTACAGAGAACTAGCTCACAAGCTAGTAAATAAGTTGTAAATAAATTTTCTGGATTTGAGCCCAGAGCCCTTTAGATTATGAGGCAATTTACCCTCATAGATTATGAGCCACTAAAAAATTTCTTAACAAGATTGTTAAAAAGTAAAGAATTATAAATTGTTTCATTCATTGACTTTTCCATAGTTATTCAATACTTTGCCTTTAtgtttctgaaaggaaaataaaattatgttaatttGTTAGTCCAGACGATGAAGAAGAGGAGCAACAGACCTGCCCGTCTGCGTCTGGTGATGTGGCATCTACCTCAATCATTCCTAAACTACCACAGTgtctgcaggaggaagaggaagaaaaggagagtgaCTCTGATTCAGAAGGTCCCATTCAATACCGAGATGAAGAGGATGAGGATGAAAGCCATCATAGTAAGCAAGGGAGAAAAACACAGAGGAGaaaattcttttataaataaGGCTACTTGCTGATTTTAAGCAAGTGTAAGATGAATGGACATAGGCACTCTTTCTCCTTGAGTCGTCTGACTAACTGGTGTTGGAAGGTCTGTGCGGAACTCTTGTCCCTGACATTCCCATTCCCACTCTTAGAACAAGCCAGTGAGAGGGAGCCAAGTAGATGGAGCCATTCaggtttttatgtttgttttgatttaaaaatcacttctctTGGTGATATTAAGGAACATGGAGTAGAGGAAAGTTGGTATTTGGACGGTGTTACAGAGACTAGAGTGATGCTCAATCTAATGAACTTACTGTGTTCATAGGGCAAAGAAAAAAGCATGTTCATATACATAAACCTGTGAATAATGGAATCCTGATTCCTAAAAGTGGGAAAGAATAGGAATCTTGTGAGGTATGTTAGTGTGAATGCCCTTACGTTGTGATTCAGAAGGCTGTCCCATGCTTAGATGATCTCCCCTCTAGTAACTCTTACCAAGTAGAAAAATGTAGAAGTCTGGTAGAAGGGAGAAAATAACCTTCAGCCCATCTGAGCCCATCTGACTAAAAAGATTTTTAGTTGTCTTCAGCTTTACTTCTGAATGCAGGCCGACTAACAGAGAATCATGGGAGACCAAGAAGAAAGCCAGGAGTTAGGATATTGTTCAGCTTCTTGCATAGTTCCAGGTGAGGTTGACCCCGTACACTTctacattttttctttcccttgtgcAAAGGTGCTCTGGCCAACAAAGTGAAGAGGAAAGACACActggcaatgaaattgaaccacAGACCCAGTGAGCCTGAGATGAACATGAATTCTTGGCCTCGAAAAAGCAAAGAAGAGTGGAATGAAATAAGGCACCAGATTGGGAACACACTGATCCGGTAAGGCCTTTGGTTAGAACGGGTTCATTTGATTTGATTATGCCAGTATGTGTGTTAGAGACTTACTTTATAGTAGAgcattcatttatctttttttcttctttaattttagaaatagcatagtattttaaaatacgtattatatatatttcagtATCCCCTAAAAATTTGGAAATTAAGGAACTAGATGGCTCCCAGAACTTTAAACCATGAGATAGATATATCTGTCAAATTTAAATTGTTAGACAtaaatatggtttttaaaaagttcctaGAGGTGGGGTGGGAAGATAGGTAAAATAGGTGATGGGGATCAAGAGgttcaaacttccagttataaaataagtaagtcacaggcaTGAAAGgttcagcatggagaatatagtcagtaatattgtttATAACTTGGTATGGtgtcagatggtaactacacataccatggtgagcattttgtaatatatataaatttcaaatcactatgttatacacttgaaactattatgtcaactatactcaattaaaaaataaatttttaataaataaaagttttctaGGGAATTCAGGGTATTCCCAGGAATATCAGAAACTCCCAGGATAGCAAGACTCCTCTGTCATTTATCCAGTTGCTCAAACACAAGGTGCCAACCCAGTTAAAGATCACACccgtatttataatatttatttcacatattccaTGTAACTACCTCCTTTCAAAATGTTAGTATATTTTTCAACTCAGCTGGAGCCATAAGCATAGAGAAATTGAATGCAGGCCAGCTCCCTATACATCTAATACACACAGAGTCCAGGTATATAGACATGTGTTGGCCCAACTCAGATATTTCTCTTGGTAGAGTGAGAAAAGGAGGTGGAACTCTCAACATATTCCTTACAAAGTAATTAATAAGGATGCCCATTAATTAAACTATATTCTCCTCTCCTAACTTAGATTCTTGGCTCTGCTGTTGGCCAAAATGGCAATCTTGGATAGATCTGTGGCCCTCTGAGTGTCAGCAAGAGACCAGCAAGATTATGACTTAGTTAAGAATGGGGATCTTTGATAATAGATTTGTTTTTCCTGTACTGCAAAGCTAATTGCTCATCTCTGAGTGTTGTTTCACAGGTAGAAGAGCATGTTGGACATAAGCAAAGAACAATGTGaaactgaaatatgaaaatacaagagACTtacatttacaatagcattaaaaatctttaaatatttacagataagTCTGACAAAAGATTTTGTAATCATactgaagaaagtgaaaaagacctaaatataaatagAGAGAAATGTCATATTCATGGTTGAGAATTCTCAGTATTATTAAGATAGCAagagattcaatgtaattccaaaATACCTATTAGTAGGTTTTAGTTTTAATTGtgaaactgattctaaaattcttaaGGAAATACAAGTCACCTAGAATAACCAAAGGAACTATAAAAAAGAACAGGGTTGAGGACTAAGCAATCATATTTTAAGACATATTACATTATAAAGCTAACGTAAcctaaacagtatggtactgacataaaGACAGATAagtaaatcaatggaacagaagagagagcccagaaatagatcctCCCATATATGTACACtcatttttgacaaaggtataAAGGCCATTTCATGGGGAAAGGATgatcttttcaacaactggtgctggcacaAAAATAACTTCAATCCATGCCCTGTATGTATCTCATGCAAAAttcaactaaaaatggatcataaaCTTAAACATGAAAGCTACAACCGTAGAACTTTGAGAATATGAattagacaaagatttcttaggtgtgatatcaaaaagaataacactGACAAATtgcacttcatcaaaattaaaaacttttgatCTTTGatagacactattaagagaatgtAAAAACAagccacaaaatgggagaaaatatttataaaccatGTTATCTGATAAACGTCTTAAACCTAGAATATATGAATAACTCTCCAAACTCAGTAAGAAAACAGCCCAGTTGGAGAGGGGGGTGGCAAAGTAGCATATGGAAAGATAATGATGATCATAATA of Manis javanica isolate MJ-LG chromosome 4, MJ_LKY, whole genome shotgun sequence contains these proteins:
- the LOC108402919 gene encoding phosphatase and actin regulator 4 isoform X1, with the protein product MDIILRFARRGSSAHLCVSAVYSVLCLIGDSESSSIFGLSVTMEAPPVTMMPVTGGTINMMEYLLQETVPFLPKLVNSGMEDPFEGAGQATADPVMVMDGVEAGDVTPPTKRKSKFSGFGKIFKPWKWRKKKSSDKFKETSEVLERKISMRKPREELVKRGVLLEDSEPGGEDPGKLSHAVLKNGHTTPIGITRAPSPVQVEEEPGRRASVRKPLPEEDPKKQLGSTESQPNSAADSVPENTPKQPLLPPKRLSSSSHEANEGQARDATSSASTARSISSTTTAATSPARTLHSSVPPSPAPRTLPATPASTNNTAVPSPTHAGPAKQPPIPPPKPAHRNSNPIIAELSQAINSGTLLSKPSPPLPPKRGIPSTVVSSSEPAATTTTKAPSDQREKSMCSVASEPLPMIPPPSPSPPLPTHIPPEPRRSPPFPAKTFQVVPEIEFPPSLDLPQEVFQKEEQKKEVPKRMLDHSSGEPHVPSRLPPLPLHIRIQQALTSPLPMTPPLEGSHRAHSLLFENSDSFSEDSSTLGRTRSLPITIEMLKVPDDEEEEQQTCPSASGDVASTSIIPKLPQCLQEEEEEKESDSDSEGPIQYRDEEDEDESHHSALANKVKRKDTLAMKLNHRPSEPEMNMNSWPRKSKEEWNEIRHQIGNTLIRRLSQRPTPEELEQRNILQPKNEADRQAEKREIKRRLTRKLSQRPTVAELLARKILRFNEYVEVTDAHDYDRRADKPWTKLTPADKAAIRKELNEFKSSEMEVHEESKRFTRYHRP
- the LOC108402919 gene encoding phosphatase and actin regulator 4 isoform X2, translated to MEAPPVTMMPVTGGTINMMEYLLQETVPFLPKLVNSGMEDPFEGAGQATADPVMVMDGVEAGDVTPPTKRKSKFSGFGKIFKPWKWRKKKSSDKFKETSEVLERKISMRKPREELVKRGVLLEDSEPGGEDPGKLSHAVLKNGHTTPIGITRAPSPVQVEEEPGRRASVRKPLPEEDPKKQLGSTESQPNSAADSVPENTPKQPLLPPKRLSSSSHEANEGQARDATSSASTARSISSTTTAATSPARTLHSSVPPSPAPRTLPATPASTNNTAVPSPTHAGPAKQPPIPPPKPAHRNSNPIIAELSQAINSGTLLSKPSPPLPPKRGIPSTVVSSSEPAATTTTKAPSDQREKSMCSVASEPLPMIPPPSPSPPLPTHIPPEPRRSPPFPAKTFQVVPEIEFPPSLDLPQEVFQKEEQKKEVPKRMLDHSSGEPHVPSRLPPLPLHIRIQQALTSPLPMTPPLEGSHRAHSLLFENSDSFSEDSSTLGRTRSLPITIEMLKVPDDEEEEQQTCPSASGDVASTSIIPKLPQCLQEEEEEKESDSDSEGPIQYRDEEDEDESHHSALANKVKRKDTLAMKLNHRPSEPEMNMNSWPRKSKEEWNEIRHQIGNTLIRRLSQRPTPEELEQRNILQPKNEADRQAEKREIKRRLTRKLSQRPTVAELLARKILRFNEYVEVTDAHDYDRRADKPWTKLTPADKAAIRKELNEFKSSEMEVHEESKRFTRYHRP
- the LOC108402919 gene encoding phosphatase and actin regulator 4 isoform X5, whose product is MVMDGVEAGDVTPPTKRKSKFSGFGKIFKPWKWRKKKSSDKFKETSEVLERKISMRKPREELVKRGVLLEDSEPGGEDPGKLSHAVLKNGHTTPIGITRAPSPVQVEEEPGRRASVRKPLPEEDPKKQLGSTESQPNSAADSVPENTPKQPLLPPKRLSSSSHEANEGQARDATSSASTARSISSTTTAATSPARTLHSSVPPSPAPRTLPATPASTNNTAVPSPTHAGPAKQPPIPPPKPAHRNSNPIIAELSQAINSGTLLSKPSPPLPPKRGIPSTVVSSSEPAATTTTKAPSDQREKSMCSVASEPLPMIPPPSPSPPLPTHIPPEPRRSPPFPAKTFQVVPEIEFPPSLDLPQEVFQKEEQKKEVPKRMLDHSSGEPHVPSRLPPLPLHIRIQQALTSPLPMTPPLEGSHRAHSLLFENSDSFSEDSSTLGRTRSLPITIEMLKVPDDEEEEQQTCPSASGDVASTSIIPKLPQCLQEEEEEKESDSDSEGPIQYRDEEDEDESHHSALANKVKRKDTLAMKLNHRPSEPEMNMNSWPRKSKEEWNEIRHQIGNTLIRRLSQRPTPEELEQRNILQPKNEADRQAEKREIKRRLTRKLSQRPTVAELLARKILRFNEYVEVTDAHDYDRRADKPWTKLTPADKAAIRKELNEFKSSEMEVHEESKRFTRYHRP
- the LOC108402919 gene encoding phosphatase and actin regulator 4 isoform X4; this translates as MEDPFEGAGQATADPVMVMDGVEAGDVTPPTKRKSKFSGFGKIFKPWKWRKKKSSDKFKETSEVLERKISMRKPREELVKRGVLLEDSEPGGEDPGKLSHAVLKNGHTTPIGITRAPSPVQVEEEPGRRASVRKPLPEEDPKKQLGSTESQPNSAADSVPENTPKQPLLPPKRLSSSSHEANEGQARDATSSASTARSISSTTTAATSPARTLHSSVPPSPAPRTLPATPASTNNTAVPSPTHAGPAKQPPIPPPKPAHRNSNPIIAELSQAINSGTLLSKPSPPLPPKRGIPSTVVSSSEPAATTTTKAPSDQREKSMCSVASEPLPMIPPPSPSPPLPTHIPPEPRRSPPFPAKTFQVVPEIEFPPSLDLPQEVFQKEEQKKEVPKRMLDHSSGEPHVPSRLPPLPLHIRIQQALTSPLPMTPPLEGSHRAHSLLFENSDSFSEDSSTLGRTRSLPITIEMLKVPDDEEEEQQTCPSASGDVASTSIIPKLPQCLQEEEEEKESDSDSEGPIQYRDEEDEDESHHSALANKVKRKDTLAMKLNHRPSEPEMNMNSWPRKSKEEWNEIRHQIGNTLIRRLSQRPTPEELEQRNILQPKNEADRQAEKREIKRRLTRKLSQRPTVAELLARKILRFNEYVEVTDAHDYDRRADKPWTKLTPADKAAIRKELNEFKSSEMEVHEESKRFTRYHRP
- the LOC108402919 gene encoding phosphatase and actin regulator 4 isoform X3, whose translation is MGQADISRPVNPDANEGAGQATADPVMVMDGVEAGDVTPPTKRKSKFSGFGKIFKPWKWRKKKSSDKFKETSEVLERKISMRKPREELVKRGVLLEDSEPGGEDPGKLSHAVLKNGHTTPIGITRAPSPVQVEEEPGRRASVRKPLPEEDPKKQLGSTESQPNSAADSVPENTPKQPLLPPKRLSSSSHEANEGQARDATSSASTARSISSTTTAATSPARTLHSSVPPSPAPRTLPATPASTNNTAVPSPTHAGPAKQPPIPPPKPAHRNSNPIIAELSQAINSGTLLSKPSPPLPPKRGIPSTVVSSSEPAATTTTKAPSDQREKSMCSVASEPLPMIPPPSPSPPLPTHIPPEPRRSPPFPAKTFQVVPEIEFPPSLDLPQEVFQKEEQKKEVPKRMLDHSSGEPHVPSRLPPLPLHIRIQQALTSPLPMTPPLEGSHRAHSLLFENSDSFSEDSSTLGRTRSLPITIEMLKVPDDEEEEQQTCPSASGDVASTSIIPKLPQCLQEEEEEKESDSDSEGPIQYRDEEDEDESHHSALANKVKRKDTLAMKLNHRPSEPEMNMNSWPRKSKEEWNEIRHQIGNTLIRRLSQRPTPEELEQRNILQPKNEADRQAEKREIKRRLTRKLSQRPTVAELLARKILRFNEYVEVTDAHDYDRRADKPWTKLTPADKAAIRKELNEFKSSEMEVHEESKRFTRYHRP